One window from the genome of Rufibacter tibetensis encodes:
- a CDS encoding SusD/RagB family nutrient-binding outer membrane lipoprotein encodes MKKTLYTISLALSMVLMGSCGDLLDVNSDPGRVGADQATVATLLPSAQRFTANTQFGASQYGVQYPQYLAGQAIGQFTPYGFDQLWLPFYTDAFPTLQDIITRAEAVGAFNYSGIAKTLLALNLMTVADIFGDAPYSQALQGTSNLYPCYDKMEDLYRVHIIKLLDEALADLAKPLPTSPVFQTVQNDLIYKGNLAQWTKAARAVRARYFLHLSEKDPAALATAAQEAAAAFASNADDLQLVYEEQNPNPWFGFLGNANNKPMQPSSYVVDLLSGRGGRFQGVTDPRLPIYMTRTGTNTNYVGLTPGRLIGEAGVNVNMTQTSWHTRAVAPILFITYAETQFIRAEALFNTNRAESYAAYRRGIEASMRKVGVAETEITAYMANPAVALSPATLTLQDIMLQKYLGLYMQIETWTDMRRYQYAQSVYPRLEKPVVNQLPGNPWVQRSNLADEEPGVNTCLPTGVTQTSVLWLFQ; translated from the coding sequence ATGAAGAAGACACTTTATACGATAAGCCTTGCCCTGAGTATGGTACTGATGGGTTCTTGCGGCGATCTGCTGGACGTGAATTCTGACCCGGGTAGAGTAGGGGCAGACCAAGCTACAGTAGCCACGTTGCTTCCCTCAGCCCAGCGGTTTACGGCCAATACTCAATTTGGGGCTTCCCAGTACGGGGTGCAATATCCGCAGTACCTCGCTGGGCAGGCAATTGGGCAGTTTACGCCCTACGGGTTTGATCAATTATGGCTGCCTTTCTATACCGATGCTTTTCCTACGCTACAGGACATTATCACCAGAGCTGAAGCCGTAGGAGCATTCAATTATTCAGGCATTGCCAAAACGCTTTTGGCTTTAAACCTAATGACGGTGGCAGATATCTTTGGAGATGCCCCTTATTCACAAGCACTTCAGGGTACCTCCAACCTTTATCCTTGCTATGACAAGATGGAGGATCTGTATCGGGTGCATATTATCAAATTGCTTGACGAAGCTTTGGCAGATTTAGCCAAGCCTTTGCCTACCTCACCCGTTTTCCAGACGGTGCAAAATGACCTCATCTACAAAGGTAACTTAGCTCAGTGGACAAAAGCTGCACGTGCTGTAAGGGCCAGGTACTTCCTGCATTTAAGCGAGAAAGATCCGGCAGCTCTGGCTACCGCAGCTCAGGAAGCAGCGGCAGCTTTTGCCTCAAACGCCGATGACCTACAGTTGGTTTATGAGGAGCAGAATCCTAATCCTTGGTTTGGGTTCTTGGGTAATGCCAATAACAAACCTATGCAGCCCAGTTCATATGTAGTGGATTTGCTGAGTGGCAGGGGCGGCAGATTTCAGGGTGTGACTGACCCACGTTTACCTATCTACATGACTCGTACGGGTACTAACACCAATTACGTTGGGCTCACTCCAGGAAGATTAATAGGAGAAGCTGGCGTGAATGTGAACATGACACAAACCTCCTGGCATACCCGTGCCGTGGCTCCCATCTTGTTTATTACCTACGCTGAAACGCAGTTCATCAGAGCAGAAGCATTGTTCAACACAAACCGGGCAGAGTCTTATGCGGCTTACCGCAGGGGAATTGAGGCCAGTATGAGGAAGGTAGGGGTAGCTGAAACAGAGATCACCGCTTACATGGCTAATCCGGCGGTTGCACTAAGTCCTGCTACTTTAACCCTGCAGGATATCATGCTGCAAAAGTACCTGGGCCTGTACATGCAGATAGAAACCTGGACCGATATGCGCAGATACCAATACGCACAATCTGTGTATCCGAGGCTTGAGAAACCGGTCGTCAATCAGTTGCCGGGAAACCCTTGGGTACAGCGGTCTAACTTAGCAGATGAGGAGCCAGGGGTTAATACCTGCTTGCCTACCGGTGTTACTCAGACTAGTGTTTTATGGTTATTTCAATAA
- the recG gene encoding ATP-dependent DNA helicase RecG, with protein sequence MSSGFFHTKIEFLKGVGPQRASLLQTELGIFTYGDLIQHYPFRYMDRTQFHDIADLNEDMQYVQIKGRILEKNLLGEGRKQRLSAIIRDASGELELVWFKGVKWLNVQLKVNQEYIAFGKPSLFNGRFNMAHPELEEATEVKQGQSFLQPVYHTTEKLKNHRVDSKVIGKMMADLLKQSPTHLSETLTPELVDHYRMVSKREAMQQVHFPSNWDTLQAARFRLKFEELFYTQLKLLRTRTKRKAELEGQIFSKTPTLTEFYKNHLPFDLTNAQKRVVREIYQDVNSGKQMNRLLQGDVGSGKTIVAFVTMLLATDNGAQACIMAPTEILADQHYQGLKQYADKLGILLGKLTGSTKKSDRRVLHEQLRSGEMKMIVGTHALLEDEVQFHNLGLCIVDEQHRFGVAQRSKLWQKNPRVIPHVLVMTATPIPRTLAMTLYGDLEVSVIDELPAGRKEIITVHRYDSNRLKVFGFIKEQIKLGRQVYIVYPLIDESEGLEYKDLMDGYESVTRAFPEYLVSMVHGKMKPQDKDFEMQRFVKHQTHIMVATTVIEVGVNVPNASVMVIENAERFGLAQLHQLRGRVGRGADQSYCILMTGYKLSKEGKTRIETMVRTNNGFEIADIDLKLRGPGDLMGTQQSGVLDLLIADLAKDAKILKESRHAALGIIEKDPDLSLPEHANLLRHIRSLSANAVNWSRIS encoded by the coding sequence GTGTCATCCGGCTTTTTCCATACCAAGATTGAATTTCTGAAAGGTGTTGGTCCTCAACGCGCCAGTCTGCTGCAGACGGAATTGGGTATCTTCACTTACGGCGATCTTATCCAGCATTACCCGTTCCGGTACATGGACCGTACCCAGTTCCACGACATCGCGGATCTGAACGAAGACATGCAGTACGTGCAGATCAAGGGCCGTATTCTGGAGAAAAACTTGTTGGGCGAAGGCCGGAAGCAACGCCTATCAGCTATCATTAGAGATGCCTCAGGGGAATTGGAACTGGTCTGGTTTAAAGGCGTGAAGTGGCTCAACGTGCAGTTGAAGGTAAACCAGGAATACATTGCCTTCGGAAAACCCAGTTTGTTCAATGGCCGCTTCAACATGGCTCACCCAGAATTGGAAGAAGCTACTGAGGTAAAGCAAGGGCAAAGCTTTCTACAACCCGTTTACCACACTACAGAGAAACTAAAGAACCACCGGGTAGACAGCAAAGTCATCGGCAAAATGATGGCTGATTTGCTCAAGCAGTCTCCCACCCACCTTTCAGAAACGCTCACGCCCGAGTTGGTGGATCATTACCGCATGGTATCAAAGCGGGAGGCGATGCAGCAGGTGCACTTTCCCAGCAACTGGGACACTCTGCAAGCAGCCCGTTTCCGCCTGAAGTTTGAGGAGCTTTTTTATACCCAGCTTAAACTGCTCCGGACCCGCACCAAACGAAAAGCCGAACTGGAGGGGCAAATCTTCAGCAAAACTCCTACCCTCACAGAGTTTTACAAGAACCACCTTCCTTTTGACCTGACCAATGCGCAAAAGCGGGTAGTACGGGAAATCTACCAGGATGTAAACTCCGGCAAGCAAATGAACCGCCTTTTACAGGGAGATGTGGGAAGCGGGAAAACCATTGTGGCTTTTGTGACCATGCTTCTGGCCACTGATAACGGGGCACAGGCGTGTATCATGGCCCCCACTGAGATCCTCGCCGATCAACATTACCAAGGTTTAAAACAGTACGCAGACAAGCTGGGCATTCTACTGGGCAAACTCACTGGCTCCACTAAAAAATCAGACCGAAGGGTTTTGCATGAGCAATTGCGCAGCGGTGAGATGAAGATGATTGTGGGTACCCACGCCCTTTTAGAAGATGAAGTACAGTTCCACAACTTAGGTTTGTGCATAGTAGATGAACAGCACCGTTTTGGCGTGGCTCAGCGCTCTAAGCTCTGGCAGAAGAACCCTCGGGTCATTCCGCATGTGCTGGTCATGACGGCTACTCCAATTCCCCGCACGCTGGCTATGACTTTATATGGTGATCTGGAGGTTTCTGTGATTGATGAGCTGCCCGCTGGCCGCAAGGAGATCATCACCGTGCACCGCTATGACAGCAACCGGTTAAAAGTCTTCGGTTTTATAAAAGAGCAGATTAAGCTGGGGCGCCAGGTGTACATTGTGTACCCACTCATTGATGAATCTGAAGGTCTTGAGTACAAAGACCTAATGGATGGTTACGAGAGTGTGACCCGCGCTTTCCCGGAGTACCTGGTGAGCATGGTACACGGTAAAATGAAACCGCAGGACAAAGATTTTGAGATGCAGCGGTTTGTAAAACACCAGACCCACATTATGGTGGCCACTACCGTGATTGAGGTGGGCGTGAATGTGCCCAATGCCAGCGTCATGGTAATTGAGAATGCCGAGCGGTTTGGACTAGCCCAGTTGCACCAGTTGCGCGGACGCGTTGGCCGGGGAGCTGACCAGAGTTACTGTATTCTGATGACGGGCTACAAGCTTAGCAAAGAAGGCAAAACCCGCATTGAAACCATGGTGCGTACCAACAACGGCTTTGAAATTGCTGACATTGACTTGAAGTTGCGCGGACCAGGAGATTTAATGGGAACTCAACAAAGCGGAGTACTGGACCTTTTAATAGCCGATTTAGCAAAAGATGCCAAAATCCTGAAAGAGAGCCGCCATGCAGCCTTGGGCATTATAGAAAAAGACCCGGACTTAAGCCTTCCGGAACATGCCAACCTGTTGCGGCACATCCGGTCACTGAGTGCCAACGCCGTAAACTGGAGCAGGATCAGCTAG
- the xth gene encoding exodeoxyribonuclease III, which yields MKIATYNVNGIHARLPVFLRWLDETAPDAVCLQELKTPQEKFPEQALLEVGYQAVWHGQKSWNGVAILAKGQKPEEVSRGLAGDPEDDQSRYQEAMVNGVLIGCLYLPNGNPAPGPKFDYKLRWFDRFKAHAQELLALDIPVVLAGDYNVIPTELDAYKPERWVEDALFRPESRAAFEELKAQGWTDALRQLYPTETIYTFWDYFRNAYGRNGGLRIDHLLLSPQLTSRLVSAGVDHEVRGWEKSSDHGPVWIELDI from the coding sequence ATGAAAATAGCGACTTACAATGTAAACGGAATACATGCCCGCTTGCCAGTCTTTCTCCGCTGGCTGGATGAAACCGCGCCAGATGCAGTGTGTCTGCAGGAGTTGAAAACTCCTCAGGAAAAATTTCCGGAACAGGCCTTACTGGAGGTAGGCTACCAAGCCGTCTGGCACGGGCAGAAAAGCTGGAACGGGGTGGCTATTTTGGCAAAGGGGCAAAAACCGGAGGAAGTAAGCAGAGGCTTGGCCGGTGACCCTGAGGATGACCAAAGCCGCTACCAAGAAGCCATGGTGAACGGTGTGTTGATAGGATGTTTGTACCTGCCCAACGGTAATCCGGCTCCTGGACCTAAATTTGACTACAAACTGCGTTGGTTTGATCGGTTTAAGGCGCATGCCCAGGAGCTTCTGGCCTTAGACATACCGGTGGTGCTGGCCGGTGATTACAATGTTATTCCCACTGAGTTGGATGCCTACAAACCCGAACGGTGGGTAGAAGACGCCTTGTTCCGGCCCGAATCTCGGGCCGCGTTTGAGGAACTGAAAGCCCAGGGCTGGACTGATGCGCTCCGGCAACTTTACCCCACTGAAACCATCTATACTTTCTGGGATTACTTCCGGAATGCCTATGGCCGAAATGGGGGCCTTCGGATTGACCACTTACTGCTAAGCCCACAACTTACCAGTCGCTTGGTCTCCGCCGGAGTAGATCATGAGGTAAGAGGGTGGGAGAAATCAAGTGACCATGGCCCGGTCTGGATTGAGCTGGATATTTGA
- the gldD gene encoding gliding motility lipoprotein GldD, with the protein MKKNNSLLVSAVLCGFLFLVGCTEDYTPKPKGYNRIDLPEAKYTQLQEQHPYTFEHSVYAKILKDSSRIAEPHWIDIYYPRFKANIQLTYKNFNQDPKMFNGLVEDARKLTSRHQIKAYAIEESQIKTPTGITASVFELEGEVPSQFQFYLTDSSKHFFRGALYFRTSTSNDSLAPVIEYLKKDAVHLLNTLHWTSQVK; encoded by the coding sequence ATGAAAAAGAATAATTCCCTGTTGGTTTCCGCTGTTCTGTGCGGTTTCCTGTTTTTAGTTGGCTGCACAGAAGACTATACCCCTAAACCAAAAGGCTATAATCGCATAGATTTACCAGAGGCGAAATACACGCAGTTACAAGAACAGCATCCTTACACGTTTGAGCATTCGGTCTACGCAAAGATTCTGAAAGACTCCTCGCGTATAGCTGAACCGCATTGGATTGACATCTATTATCCTAGGTTTAAAGCGAACATTCAGCTCACGTACAAGAACTTTAACCAGGACCCCAAGATGTTCAATGGCTTGGTAGAAGATGCCCGTAAGCTGACTTCCCGCCATCAAATTAAGGCCTACGCCATTGAGGAAAGCCAGATTAAAACACCCACGGGCATCACTGCCAGCGTGTTTGAGCTAGAAGGTGAAGTACCCAGCCAATTCCAGTTCTATCTCACAGACAGCTCCAAGCATTTCTTCAGAGGCGCTCTCTATTTCAGAACCTCCACCTCTAATGATTCTTTGGCCCCAGTCATTGAATACCTGAAGAAGGACGCAGTGCACCTGCTGAACACCCTGCATTGGACAAGTCAGGTGAAATAG
- a CDS encoding transporter associated domain-containing protein, producing the protein MESIPALGEPSSWGSLLSLSLSTAPGEDWVLPAALFVLLFGGTLLIAAALAAFQQVLSNSTPSASGQKIALPSLPVFEKPERVVLAGVFLTSTLHVFLGLVSYWLLANFIPVTTRYAWLIISACLLGVAVILLILRLSVAYWAKRKQEATPAPILVSVLNVVQAFGAPFVSLIMPLQLLVGRTKVAFGTPSPSEELSLSLDQAPLEPASPQEKGLLKAIVNFSTITAKQIMRARADVTGCQRRMAFPALLKQVPQWGYSRIPVYTQGLDKIDGVLYVKDLLPYLNAPADFVWQNLIRTPFFVPETKKIDDLLREFQERRVHMAIVVNEYGDTTGLITLEDVIEEIVGEIHDELDEEEDHYYTQLDENTFLFEGRTSLHDFCKVVDPPAELLKDIKGEVESVAGLMLRLFSRIPLPGEEIQLGPYHFRIEAADSKKIKKVRVHEAVPHPQNEKE; encoded by the coding sequence TTGGAAAGTATACCAGCATTAGGGGAGCCCTCCAGTTGGGGCTCTCTTCTATCCTTATCCCTATCAACTGCTCCTGGGGAAGACTGGGTTTTACCCGCTGCCCTTTTTGTGCTGCTTTTTGGTGGCACCCTGCTGATAGCCGCGGCATTGGCTGCCTTTCAACAGGTTCTTTCAAACAGCACCCCCTCCGCTTCCGGACAAAAAATAGCTTTACCATCACTCCCCGTCTTTGAGAAACCAGAGAGAGTTGTTCTGGCTGGAGTGTTCCTGACGTCTACGCTGCACGTATTTCTGGGACTGGTGAGCTATTGGCTTCTGGCAAACTTCATACCTGTAACTACCCGTTATGCATGGTTAATCATATCAGCCTGCTTGTTGGGAGTAGCGGTTATTTTATTGATTCTGCGGCTAAGCGTAGCTTATTGGGCTAAACGAAAACAGGAAGCTACGCCTGCTCCCATTCTGGTGTCAGTTTTAAATGTGGTGCAGGCGTTTGGCGCCCCATTTGTTTCCTTGATTATGCCTTTGCAGCTGCTGGTAGGCCGCACCAAAGTAGCTTTTGGGACACCTTCTCCCTCAGAAGAGCTTTCGCTTTCCTTGGACCAAGCGCCCTTAGAGCCAGCTTCTCCGCAGGAGAAAGGATTGTTAAAGGCTATTGTCAACTTCAGCACCATTACAGCTAAGCAGATTATGCGAGCCCGGGCAGATGTTACAGGTTGTCAACGCCGCATGGCTTTCCCTGCGCTGCTCAAGCAAGTTCCCCAATGGGGCTATTCTCGTATTCCGGTGTATACCCAAGGACTAGACAAGATAGATGGCGTGCTGTATGTAAAGGATTTGCTTCCTTACTTAAATGCTCCGGCAGATTTTGTCTGGCAAAACCTGATCAGAACCCCTTTCTTTGTACCGGAAACCAAAAAAATAGACGATCTGCTACGCGAGTTTCAGGAGCGGCGCGTGCACATGGCTATCGTGGTGAATGAATACGGAGACACAACTGGTCTAATTACCCTGGAAGATGTGATTGAGGAGATTGTAGGGGAAATACACGACGAACTGGATGAGGAAGAAGACCACTACTATACGCAGCTGGACGAAAACACGTTCCTGTTTGAGGGCCGCACTTCCCTGCACGATTTCTGCAAAGTAGTAGATCCACCCGCTGAATTGCTGAAAGACATCAAAGGCGAAGTAGAATCAGTGGCGGGTCTAATGCTGCGGTTATTTTCCCGTATTCCGCTCCCTGGCGAAGAAATACAATTAGGGCCGTACCACTTCCGGATTGAAGCCGCCGACAGTAAAAAAATCAAGAAAGTACGGGTGCACGAGGCAGTGCCCCACCCTCAGAATGAAAAAGAATAA
- a CDS encoding single-stranded DNA-binding protein, with translation MASINKVILIGNLGKDPEVRHLEGGVAVARFPLATSETFKDKNGERQERTEWHNIVVWRGLAEVAEKYVKKGQSVYIEGRIRTNSYQDKEGVQRYSTEIVADNMTMLGGRPEGGAVAGAGNYGNEASSASVSNTSAGSGQSKGNPSNKPVAYEEEPDDLPF, from the coding sequence ATGGCGAGTATCAATAAAGTTATCTTAATTGGCAACCTTGGCAAAGACCCAGAGGTGCGGCACTTAGAAGGTGGTGTGGCAGTAGCCCGTTTCCCTTTGGCTACGTCAGAAACGTTCAAAGACAAGAACGGCGAACGGCAGGAGCGCACCGAGTGGCACAACATTGTGGTATGGCGGGGCTTGGCAGAGGTAGCTGAAAAATACGTTAAGAAAGGCCAGTCTGTATACATTGAAGGAAGAATCAGAACCAACAGCTATCAGGACAAAGAAGGCGTGCAACGCTACAGCACTGAAATTGTAGCCGACAACATGACCATGCTTGGTGGCAGGCCTGAAGGCGGAGCAGTAGCAGGTGCCGGAAACTATGGCAACGAGGCTTCTTCTGCCAGCGTAAGCAACACTAGTGCAGGATCTGGTCAAAGCAAAGGCAACCCATCTAACAAACCAGTTGCCTACGAAGAAGAGCCAGACGATCTGCCCTTCTAA
- the mutY gene encoding A/G-specific adenine glycosylase, with protein sequence MATNTPTFFSTALIEWYHRHRRPLPWRETTEPYAIWLSEIILQQTRVRQGLPYYLKFIERFPRIHDLANAPEDEVLRLWQGLGYYSRARNLHYTAKQVVSEFGGIFPASYAGLLQLKGVGSYTAAAIASFAYREPVAVLDGNVYRVLARVFGRHENIAAPASKKVFEEIANAHIPTGNPDTFNQAIMEFGAIQCTPVAPDCLFCPLQQECFAFQHGLINVLPVKEKTKSSRQRFFHYFVLQHEGKIYLKKRPGNDIWQGLYDFFTLETDSLFPIPELIQEQVFDALGLPPFPVNSTGKVYKHILSHQKVSAQFYLISLPFRLREETEESIGLQLYSISEIEELPKPILIHSFLDEHFF encoded by the coding sequence ATGGCCACCAATACCCCCACTTTCTTCAGTACTGCCCTTATTGAATGGTATCACCGCCACCGCAGGCCTCTGCCGTGGCGCGAAACCACAGAACCATACGCTATCTGGCTTTCAGAAATAATTCTACAACAGACCAGGGTACGGCAGGGGCTTCCGTACTACCTTAAATTCATAGAGCGTTTCCCTAGAATCCATGACCTTGCCAACGCCCCTGAAGATGAAGTATTGCGTCTGTGGCAGGGCTTAGGGTATTACTCAAGAGCCAGAAACCTGCACTATACAGCTAAACAGGTAGTCTCTGAATTTGGCGGAATCTTCCCCGCTAGTTATGCTGGTTTGCTTCAATTAAAGGGAGTTGGCTCCTATACGGCGGCGGCCATTGCTTCTTTTGCCTACCGTGAACCAGTGGCAGTATTGGACGGAAACGTGTACCGCGTACTAGCTAGGGTATTTGGCCGCCATGAAAACATTGCGGCCCCAGCCAGCAAAAAAGTTTTTGAGGAAATTGCGAATGCCCACATTCCCACAGGTAACCCAGACACCTTCAACCAGGCTATTATGGAATTTGGGGCAATCCAGTGTACGCCCGTAGCACCAGATTGTCTTTTTTGCCCCTTGCAACAGGAGTGTTTTGCTTTCCAGCATGGGTTAATAAACGTGTTACCTGTAAAAGAGAAAACCAAAAGCAGCCGCCAGCGTTTTTTTCACTATTTTGTTCTACAGCACGAAGGAAAAATTTACCTAAAGAAGCGTCCGGGCAATGACATCTGGCAGGGTCTTTATGACTTTTTCACTCTGGAAACAGATTCGTTGTTCCCCATTCCAGAATTAATTCAGGAGCAGGTTTTTGATGCACTGGGCTTGCCTCCGTTCCCCGTCAACAGTACGGGCAAAGTGTACAAGCACATCTTAAGCCACCAGAAAGTTTCAGCACAATTTTATCTTATTTCGCTTCCTTTCCGTTTAAGGGAGGAAACAGAAGAATCTATTGGCCTACAGCTATATTCAATTTCTGAAATTGAAGAACTTCCAAAACCAATTTTGATTCATTCATTTTTAGATGAGCATTTCTTTTAG
- a CDS encoding HU family DNA-binding protein codes for MTKAEVISEIADKTGIEKSDVAATVEAFFKVVKDSMADGNNIYVRGFGSFVNKKRAKKVARNISKNTSIIIDEHFIPSFKPSKTFVSKIKNSKKIKETVVS; via the coding sequence GTGACTAAAGCAGAAGTTATATCAGAAATTGCGGATAAGACAGGGATTGAAAAATCTGATGTTGCGGCCACAGTAGAAGCATTCTTCAAAGTGGTGAAGGACTCCATGGCCGATGGTAATAACATTTACGTGCGTGGCTTTGGAAGCTTTGTAAACAAAAAGCGCGCGAAGAAGGTAGCCCGTAATATTTCTAAAAACACGTCTATCATTATTGACGAGCACTTTATCCCCTCCTTTAAGCCGTCAAAAACATTCGTTTCTAAGATCAAAAACAGCAAAAAAATCAAAGAAACGGTTGTTTCTTAG
- a CDS encoding tetratricopeptide repeat protein, which translates to MSKGRIALILSAVVLAVLMALLPKVIINKGSKGQFASNGAPAAADQSSHDPNHEGHEDHAAEAATPAGAHVVATPAQLKEIAELRVKFNQAGSPQAKGKLADELAQKYVDIAKHDSAGYFYEQVAQVRPGEKSFQKAADQYFEAFTFAATQERSQELGGKAQGLYEQVLKNNPTNLDAKTNLAMTYISSSTPMRGITLLREVISADPKNEKALFNLGVLSIQSNQYDKAVERFQELLAVNPNHVEGTFYMGVALSETGKKAEAQKSFLKVKQISKDPEVQASVDSYLKRLNSAQ; encoded by the coding sequence ATGTCAAAAGGTCGGATAGCGCTCATTCTTTCTGCCGTGGTGCTGGCTGTTTTGATGGCTTTGTTACCGAAAGTCATTATAAACAAAGGCAGTAAAGGTCAGTTTGCTTCTAACGGAGCTCCTGCCGCTGCAGACCAGTCTTCGCATGACCCTAATCATGAGGGCCATGAAGACCACGCCGCAGAAGCAGCAACTCCCGCAGGTGCGCACGTAGTGGCTACCCCCGCTCAGTTGAAGGAGATTGCAGAGTTACGCGTCAAGTTCAATCAAGCCGGCAGCCCACAAGCTAAAGGAAAACTGGCAGATGAGCTGGCGCAGAAATACGTAGACATTGCCAAGCATGACAGTGCCGGTTATTTCTATGAGCAGGTAGCGCAGGTAAGACCCGGCGAGAAAAGTTTTCAGAAGGCAGCAGATCAGTATTTTGAGGCATTCACATTTGCCGCTACGCAGGAACGCTCGCAGGAGCTAGGTGGTAAAGCGCAAGGATTGTATGAGCAAGTGCTGAAAAACAACCCTACTAACCTGGATGCCAAAACCAATCTGGCCATGACTTATATTTCTAGCAGCACCCCAATGCGGGGCATTACCTTGCTGCGGGAAGTGATTTCAGCGGATCCTAAGAACGAAAAGGCTTTGTTCAACCTGGGGGTTCTGTCTATTCAATCTAATCAATATGATAAGGCAGTAGAGCGTTTCCAGGAGCTGTTGGCGGTGAATCCAAATCATGTGGAGGGCACCTTTTACATGGGGGTGGCGTTATCTGAAACAGGGAAGAAAGCTGAGGCCCAGAAATCTTTTCTGAAGGTGAAGCAAATCAGCAAAGACCCGGAGGTGCAGGCTTCTGTAGACAGTTACCTGAAGCGTCTGAACAGCGCGCAATAA
- a CDS encoding Rne/Rng family ribonuclease, whose product MSNELIINSTQDGERIALLQDKRLVEYHFDRNDTNYSVGDIFLGTVKKVMPGLNAAFIDIGYTKDAFLHYHDLGENIKTLNKYVKTVQTQKNASAKLTPVKFEPEIDKLGKMADVLKKGQQILVQIVKEPISTKGPRLSCEISLAGRYLVLVPFSNTVSVSKKIVSKEERTRLKRLISSIKPENFGVIIRTVAEGREVAELDKDLRTMLATWEEGIAKLRTAKERDKVIGELGRSSSMLRDILNESFDSIVVDDAKLHDEIKTYIETIAPDKLKILKHYSGKVKTFEQFNIEKQLKSLFGKTVSIPGGGYLVIEHTEALHVIDVNSGNKSNSETDQEATALNVNLTAAKEVARQLRLRDLGGIIVVDFIDMKSAENRQRVQDVVKEEMKKDRSKYTVLPISKFGLMQITRQRVRPEQNIVTGEVCPTCGGSGKISASILVTDEIDQTIEDLLTRQNQKNITLFVHPFLHAYYTKGILSKQRRWFLKHFKRVNVMKDTALALTDFKVMDEHGDEIELKSAYTEVNGLQDRAVETE is encoded by the coding sequence TTGAGTAACGAATTAATTATTAATTCTACTCAAGATGGAGAACGAATAGCCCTTCTTCAGGATAAGCGACTAGTAGAGTATCACTTCGACCGGAATGATACAAACTACTCTGTAGGGGATATTTTCCTGGGTACCGTGAAAAAGGTAATGCCTGGTCTGAACGCAGCGTTCATTGACATTGGGTACACCAAAGACGCGTTTCTGCACTACCATGATTTGGGAGAGAACATCAAGACTCTGAACAAATACGTGAAAACGGTGCAGACCCAGAAGAATGCTTCTGCCAAGCTTACTCCTGTGAAGTTTGAGCCCGAAATAGACAAACTAGGCAAGATGGCCGATGTCCTTAAAAAAGGGCAGCAGATCTTGGTCCAGATTGTAAAAGAGCCAATATCTACCAAGGGGCCCAGGCTCTCTTGTGAGATTTCCCTAGCCGGCCGGTACCTGGTGCTTGTGCCCTTCTCTAACACCGTAAGTGTGTCAAAGAAGATTGTAAGCAAAGAGGAGCGTACGCGTCTAAAACGTCTTATTTCCTCCATTAAACCGGAGAATTTTGGCGTTATCATCCGTACCGTGGCCGAAGGCCGCGAAGTGGCTGAATTAGACAAAGACCTCCGTACCATGTTGGCTACCTGGGAAGAAGGCATTGCTAAGTTGCGCACCGCTAAGGAACGCGACAAAGTAATTGGGGAGCTAGGACGCTCCTCCTCCATGTTGAGAGACATTTTGAATGAAAGTTTTGACAGCATTGTGGTGGACGACGCCAAATTGCATGACGAGATCAAAACTTACATTGAAACCATAGCCCCGGATAAGCTGAAGATTCTGAAGCATTACTCGGGAAAGGTGAAAACCTTTGAACAGTTTAACATTGAAAAGCAGCTGAAATCCCTGTTTGGGAAGACAGTGAGCATACCCGGCGGAGGGTATCTGGTGATAGAACACACAGAGGCCCTGCACGTGATAGATGTAAACAGCGGAAACAAATCCAACTCCGAGACGGATCAGGAAGCCACCGCTCTGAATGTGAATCTTACTGCGGCAAAAGAGGTAGCGCGTCAGTTGCGCCTCCGGGACCTGGGCGGAATCATTGTAGTAGACTTCATTGACATGAAATCGGCCGAGAACCGGCAAAGAGTGCAGGATGTAGTGAAGGAGGAAATGAAGAAAGACCGGTCTAAGTACACGGTTCTCCCAATTTCCAAATTCGGACTCATGCAGATCACCCGCCAACGCGTACGGCCTGAGCAAAACATTGTAACCGGCGAGGTATGCCCTACCTGCGGAGGCAGCGGCAAAATATCCGCCAGCATTCTGGTAACCGATGAGATAGATCAGACCATTGAAGATCTATTGACCCGGCAGAATCAAAAGAACATTACGTTGTTCGTGCATCCGTTCTTGCACGCGTACTACACCAAAGGTATCCTTTCCAAACAACGGAGATGGTTCCTGAAGCACTTCAAGCGGGTGAACGTGATGAAAGATACGGCGCTCGCCCTCACAGATTTCAAAGTGATGGATGAACACGGCGACGAAATTGAGCTGAAATCAGCTTACACTGAAGTAAATGGGTTACAAGACCGCGCGGTAGAAACAGAGTAA